A single Streptomyces sp. Edi2 DNA region contains:
- a CDS encoding acetylxylan esterase — translation MFTDLPLDELHNYRPPRPEPAGFDAFWQRTLDEARAHDLDAHFTEVDAGLALLRTHDVTFSGFGGHRIRGWFLFPRAADEPLPCVVQYLGYGGGRGLVHDWLLWPSAGYTTLVMDTRGQSGPNRPGDTLDPVGSGNPGVPGKMTQGLLRPEDYYYRRLFTDAVRAVETARGHPAVDAGRIVVAGGSQGGAAALAAAGLAPGLAGALIDVPFLTHIRRAVEITDSGPYGELTRYFAGERGRIDTALHTLDHFDGLNFAARATAPALFGTALRDDVVPPSTGFAAHHHYAGEKELKVWRFNAHESGGGEQRAAEIAFLRKLFG, via the coding sequence GTGTTCACCGACCTGCCCTTGGACGAGTTGCACAACTACCGCCCGCCGCGCCCCGAGCCGGCCGGTTTCGACGCCTTCTGGCAGCGCACCCTCGACGAAGCCCGTGCCCATGACCTCGATGCACACTTCACCGAGGTCGATGCGGGGCTGGCGCTGCTGCGCACCCACGATGTGACGTTCTCCGGCTTCGGCGGGCACCGTATCCGCGGCTGGTTCCTCTTCCCGCGCGCGGCCGACGAGCCGCTGCCGTGCGTCGTGCAGTACCTCGGCTACGGCGGCGGCCGGGGGCTGGTGCACGACTGGCTGCTGTGGCCGTCCGCGGGGTACACCACCCTCGTCATGGACACCCGCGGGCAGAGCGGCCCCAACCGGCCCGGTGACACCCTCGATCCGGTCGGCTCCGGCAATCCGGGCGTGCCCGGCAAGATGACCCAGGGGCTGCTCCGCCCCGAGGACTACTACTACCGGCGGCTGTTCACCGACGCGGTACGGGCCGTGGAGACGGCACGGGGGCACCCGGCGGTGGACGCCGGCCGGATCGTGGTCGCCGGCGGCAGCCAGGGAGGCGCCGCCGCCCTGGCGGCCGCGGGACTGGCCCCCGGTCTGGCGGGCGCATTGATCGACGTACCGTTCCTGACCCACATCCGCCGCGCCGTCGAGATCACGGACAGCGGACCCTACGGCGAGCTCACCCGCTACTTCGCGGGAGAACGCGGCCGGATCGACACCGCGCTGCACACCCTGGACCACTTCGACGGCCTGAACTTCGCCGCCCGCGCCACCGCCCCGGCCCTCTTCGGCACCGCCCTGCGCGACGATGTGGTCCCCCCGTCCACCGGCTTCGCCGCCCACCACCACTACGCGGGCGAGAAGGAACTCAAGGTGTGGCGCTTCAACGCCCACGAGAGCGGCGGCGGCGAACAACGGGCCGCCGAAATCGCCTTCCTGCGCAAGCTGTTCGGCTGA
- a CDS encoding YciI family protein, translating into MKYALMIFETDESRRRIQADRDAYRKVYETWIGEIAARGHLVGGEAFETELQTPLTVRKAADGTPTVTDGPAHRGEETLGGWFVLEVDDRAEALALAKTLPTPETIEIRPILGSA; encoded by the coding sequence ATGAAGTACGCGCTCATGATCTTCGAGACGGACGAGTCGCGCCGACGGATCCAGGCCGACCGGGACGCGTACCGCAAGGTGTACGAGACATGGATCGGCGAGATCGCTGCGAGGGGCCACCTCGTCGGCGGCGAGGCCTTCGAGACCGAGCTCCAGACCCCGCTCACGGTGCGCAAGGCGGCCGACGGAACGCCCACGGTGACCGACGGGCCCGCTCACAGGGGCGAGGAGACCCTCGGTGGCTGGTTCGTGCTGGAAGTCGACGACCGGGCGGAAGCACTCGCGCTGGCCAAGACCCTGCCCACCCCGGAGACGATCGAGATCCGCCCGATCCTCGGCTCCGCCTGA
- the xylB gene encoding xylulokinase: MGTQSAGPLVVGVDSSTQSTKALVVDAATGAVIARGQAPHTVGGDGKESDPAQWWRALGEALAQCGDAARQASAVSVGGQQHGLVTLDAAGEPVRPALLWNDVRPAPQSERLIAELGGARAWAERVGSVPGPAFTVAKWAWLREHEPAAAAATAAVRLPHDYLTQRLTGESVTDRGDASGTGWWASSTGAYDPEILEHVGLSPEALPRVALPGEAAGAVHAGDLPLPHGALVAAGTGDNMAAALGLGLRPGQPVLSLGTSGTVYAVSTHRPADPTGTVAGFADARGDWLPLACTLNCTLAVDRVAALLGREREAVEGGGEVVMLPFLDGERTPNLPGASGLVHGLRHDTTAGQLLQAAYDGAVFALLQALDRVLDADAAPDTPLLLIGGGAKGRAWRETVRRMSGRPVVVPEAQELVALGAAAQAAGLLLEEDPAAVARRWGTARGAEYEAQPRDGATWDRLAATLADGGALLRR; encoded by the coding sequence ATGGGCACACAGTCAGCGGGACCGCTGGTCGTCGGGGTGGACAGCTCGACGCAGTCCACCAAGGCGCTGGTCGTGGACGCGGCGACCGGAGCCGTCATCGCCCGGGGCCAGGCGCCGCACACGGTCGGCGGCGACGGCAAGGAGAGCGACCCCGCACAGTGGTGGCGGGCGCTGGGCGAGGCGCTGGCGCAGTGCGGCGACGCGGCGCGGCAGGCCTCGGCGGTGTCCGTCGGCGGACAGCAGCACGGGCTGGTCACCCTGGACGCGGCCGGTGAGCCGGTGCGTCCCGCCCTGCTGTGGAACGACGTCCGTCCCGCGCCCCAGAGCGAGCGGCTGATCGCGGAGCTGGGCGGCGCGCGGGCCTGGGCCGAGCGGGTGGGGAGCGTGCCGGGGCCGGCGTTCACGGTGGCCAAGTGGGCCTGGCTGCGGGAGCACGAGCCGGCCGCGGCCGCCGCCACCGCCGCGGTGCGGCTGCCGCACGACTACCTCACCCAGCGCCTGACCGGCGAGTCCGTCACCGACCGCGGCGATGCGTCCGGGACGGGCTGGTGGGCGTCGTCCACCGGGGCCTACGACCCGGAGATCCTGGAACACGTCGGTCTCTCCCCCGAGGCGCTGCCGCGGGTGGCGCTCCCCGGCGAGGCCGCCGGGGCGGTGCACGCCGGTGATCTGCCGCTGCCCCACGGCGCGTTGGTGGCCGCCGGGACGGGAGACAACATGGCCGCCGCCCTCGGGCTGGGCCTGCGTCCCGGGCAGCCGGTGCTGAGCCTGGGCACCTCGGGGACGGTCTATGCGGTCTCCACCCACCGGCCCGCCGACCCGACCGGCACCGTGGCGGGCTTCGCCGATGCCCGCGGCGACTGGCTGCCGCTGGCCTGCACCCTGAACTGCACCCTCGCCGTGGACCGGGTGGCGGCGCTGCTGGGGCGTGAGCGGGAGGCCGTGGAAGGCGGCGGCGAGGTGGTGATGCTGCCGTTCCTCGACGGGGAGCGCACCCCGAACCTGCCGGGCGCCTCGGGCCTGGTCCACGGGCTGAGGCACGACACCACCGCCGGCCAGCTGCTCCAGGCGGCGTACGACGGCGCGGTGTTCGCGCTGCTGCAGGCCCTGGACCGGGTGCTGGACGCGGATGCCGCGCCCGATACGCCGCTGCTGCTGATCGGCGGCGGAGCGAAGGGCCGGGCCTGGCGGGAGACCGTCCGCCGGATGTCGGGCCGCCCGGTGGTGGTGCCCGAGGCGCAGGAGCTGGTGGCGCTCGGCGCGGCGGCGCAGGCGGCCGGGCTGCTGCTGGAGGAGGACCCGGCGGCGGTGGCCCGGCGGTGGGGGACGGCGCGCGGCGCGGAGTACGAGGCGCAGCCGAGGGACGGCGCGACCTGGGACCGGCTGGCGGCGACGCTCGCCGACGGCGGGGCACTGCTGCGACGGTGA
- a CDS encoding amino acid ABC transporter permease — MSVIPLSKRQRARVIRGVQYGVLVLAVVVFALIADWHQLRMAFFDVEVAKALFPDIITTALVNTVLYTLLGFGFGLALGLVLALMRLSSVPPYRWIAVTYIEFFRGIPCLLVFIALGFGVPLAFEVALDMNVTVMLSLGLVGAAYMAETIRAGIQAVPKGQTEAARSLGMSHGRAMVSIVIPQAFRIVLPPLTNELILLTKDSSLVYLLGLSLSQFELANFGRDALNEHKSLTPILIAGLLYLVITLPLGQLVRRLEARTAKAR; from the coding sequence ATGTCTGTCATTCCTCTGTCGAAACGACAGCGCGCCCGGGTGATCCGCGGCGTGCAGTACGGCGTGCTGGTCCTCGCCGTGGTGGTCTTCGCGCTGATCGCCGACTGGCATCAGCTGCGGATGGCATTCTTCGACGTGGAGGTCGCGAAGGCGCTGTTCCCCGACATCATCACCACGGCGCTGGTCAACACCGTCCTCTACACCCTGCTCGGCTTCGGTTTCGGTCTGGCGCTGGGACTGGTGCTCGCCCTGATGCGCCTCTCCTCGGTGCCGCCCTACCGCTGGATCGCGGTCACCTATATCGAGTTCTTCCGCGGCATTCCCTGTCTGCTGGTGTTCATCGCGCTCGGCTTCGGTGTGCCGCTGGCCTTCGAGGTCGCGCTCGATATGAACGTCACGGTCATGCTGTCGCTCGGGCTGGTGGGCGCGGCGTACATGGCGGAAACCATCCGGGCCGGTATTCAGGCGGTTCCCAAGGGCCAGACGGAGGCGGCGCGTTCCCTGGGGATGTCGCACGGCCGGGCGATGGTCTCGATCGTCATTCCGCAGGCATTCCGCATCGTGCTGCCGCCGCTGACCAATGAACTGATCCTGCTGACCAAGGATTCTTCGCTGGTGTACCTGCTGGGGCTCTCCCTCAGCCAGTTCGAGCTGGCGAACTTCGGGCGCGATGCGCTCAATGAGCACAAGAGCCTGACCCCGATCCTGATCGCCGGGCTGCTCTACCTCGTGATCACCCTCCCGCTCGGCCAACTGGTCCGTCGGCTGGAGGCCCGTACGGCGAAGGCCAGGTGA
- the xylA gene encoding xylose isomerase → MSHQPVPEDKFSFGLWTVGWQGRDPFGDATRRALDPVESVHRLAALGAWGVTFHDDDLIPSGAGDIERQAAVTRFRKALDATGLTVPMATTNLFTHPVFKDGAFTANDRDVRRYALRKTLRNIDLAAELGARTYVAWGGREGAESGAAKDVRAALDRMKEAFDLLGQYVVEQGYDLRFAIEPKPNEPRGDILLPTVGHALAFIERLERPELYGVNPEVGHEQMAGLNFPHGIAQALWAGKLFHIDLNGQSGIKYDQDLRFGAGDLRSAFWLVDLLETAGYDGPRHFDFKPPRTEDLDGVWTSAAGCMRNYLLLRERAAAFRADPAVQDALHAARLEQLSRPTAEDGLAGLLADGTAYENFDAEAAAARGMAFEHLDQLALEHLMGAV, encoded by the coding sequence ATGAGCCACCAGCCCGTGCCCGAGGACAAGTTCAGCTTCGGCCTGTGGACCGTCGGCTGGCAGGGCCGTGACCCGTTCGGTGACGCCACCCGCCGGGCCCTGGACCCCGTCGAGTCGGTCCACCGCCTCGCCGCCCTCGGCGCCTGGGGCGTCACCTTCCACGACGACGATCTGATCCCGTCCGGCGCCGGGGACATCGAGCGCCAGGCGGCCGTCACCCGCTTCCGGAAGGCGCTGGACGCCACCGGCCTGACCGTGCCGATGGCCACCACCAACCTCTTCACCCACCCCGTCTTCAAGGACGGCGCCTTCACCGCCAACGACCGCGACGTGCGCCGCTACGCCCTGCGCAAGACGCTCCGCAATATCGACCTCGCCGCCGAGCTGGGGGCCCGTACCTATGTCGCCTGGGGCGGCCGGGAGGGCGCGGAGTCCGGCGCGGCCAAGGATGTACGGGCCGCCCTGGACCGGATGAAGGAGGCGTTCGACCTCCTGGGCCAGTACGTCGTCGAGCAGGGCTACGACCTGCGGTTCGCCATCGAACCCAAGCCCAACGAGCCGCGCGGCGACATCCTGCTGCCCACCGTCGGCCACGCCCTCGCCTTCATCGAGCGGCTGGAGCGCCCGGAGCTCTACGGCGTCAACCCCGAGGTGGGGCACGAGCAGATGGCCGGGCTCAACTTCCCGCACGGCATCGCCCAGGCACTGTGGGCGGGCAAGCTCTTCCACATCGACCTCAACGGCCAGAGCGGGATCAAGTACGACCAGGACCTGCGCTTCGGCGCGGGCGATCTGCGGTCCGCCTTCTGGCTGGTCGACCTGCTGGAGACGGCCGGATACGACGGGCCGCGGCACTTCGACTTCAAGCCGCCGCGTACCGAGGACCTGGACGGCGTCTGGACCTCGGCGGCCGGCTGTATGCGTAACTATCTGCTCCTCAGGGAACGCGCCGCGGCCTTCCGTGCCGACCCGGCCGTCCAGGATGCGCTGCACGCCGCGCGCCTGGAGCAGCTGAGCCGGCCCACCGCTGAGGACGGCCTCGCCGGGCTGCTCGCCGACGGCACGGCGTACGAGAACTTCGACGCCGAGGCGGCGGCCGCCCGCGGGATGGCCTTCGAGCATCTGGACCAGCTGGCGCTGGAGCACTTGATGGGGGCTGTCTGA
- a CDS encoding CatB-related O-acetyltransferase, translated as MSPDPTSVHPLPAHDRVVFLKPLVASPKVVVGDYTYYDDPDGAREFEHRNVLYAYGPERLIIGKYCAIAAGTRFLMAGAEHPTMGVSTYPFTMFGGRWAEQTLDIVTAMPSRGDTVVGNDVWFGYGATVMPGVRIGDGAIIAAGTVVTGDVPPYTIVGGNPATPIRQRFTDPDIERLLRATWWDWPADLVTEHARTIMAGTPADIERVANGGDHS; from the coding sequence TTGTCGCCCGATCCCACCTCCGTCCATCCGCTGCCCGCACACGACAGAGTGGTGTTCCTCAAGCCCCTGGTCGCCTCACCAAAGGTCGTCGTGGGCGACTACACCTACTACGACGACCCGGACGGCGCCCGGGAGTTCGAGCACCGCAACGTGCTCTACGCCTACGGGCCGGAGCGGCTGATCATCGGCAAGTACTGCGCCATCGCCGCGGGAACCAGGTTCCTGATGGCCGGTGCCGAGCACCCGACGATGGGAGTGTCCACTTACCCGTTCACGATGTTCGGCGGCCGATGGGCCGAACAGACCCTGGACATCGTGACCGCCATGCCCAGCCGCGGCGACACCGTCGTCGGCAACGACGTCTGGTTCGGGTACGGGGCGACCGTCATGCCCGGCGTCCGGATCGGCGACGGCGCCATCATCGCGGCCGGCACCGTGGTCACCGGCGACGTTCCGCCCTACACGATCGTCGGCGGCAACCCGGCCACACCGATCCGGCAGCGCTTCACCGACCCCGACATCGAGCGCCTGCTGCGCGCCACGTGGTGGGACTGGCCCGCCGACCTGGTCACCGAACACGCCCGCACCATCATGGCTGGAACTCCGGCCGACATCGAACGAGTCGCCAATGGAGGGGACCACTCATGA
- a CDS encoding ABC transporter substrate-binding protein, which yields MSARSALPVIAVAAAVAVLAGCSSTTSGGKKGSGGLELVSSGTLKTCTHLPYAPFQVKKDGKAVGFDVDLVDLVAKDLGVKQEIVNTPFEGIETGQDFTIRKCDLAAAGMTITSARDKVMDFSDPYFNATQALLTKKGKPFKKVEDLKGKKLGYQKATTGGIYAKKHGKGVELVEFEDLGLLLTAVKSGQVDAGINDNGVLFDYVKQNPDTTVTAEFNTGEHYGIGVRTGNDALRKKINTVIKKAKSDGSYDRIYKKWFGTTPQS from the coding sequence GTGTCCGCTCGCTCCGCGTTGCCTGTCATAGCCGTCGCCGCAGCCGTCGCCGTTCTGGCGGGGTGCAGCAGCACCACGTCCGGCGGGAAGAAGGGTTCCGGCGGCCTGGAACTGGTCTCCTCCGGGACCTTGAAGACCTGCACCCACCTTCCCTACGCGCCGTTCCAGGTGAAGAAGGACGGCAAGGCCGTCGGGTTCGATGTGGATCTGGTGGACCTGGTCGCCAAGGACCTGGGTGTGAAGCAGGAGATCGTCAACACCCCCTTCGAAGGCATTGAGACCGGCCAGGATTTCACGATCCGCAAATGCGATCTGGCCGCCGCCGGTATGACGATCACGTCCGCGCGGGACAAGGTCATGGATTTCTCCGACCCGTATTTCAATGCCACGCAGGCGCTGCTGACGAAGAAGGGCAAGCCCTTCAAGAAGGTCGAGGACCTCAAGGGCAAGAAGCTCGGCTACCAGAAGGCCACCACCGGCGGGATCTACGCCAAGAAGCACGGCAAGGGCGTCGAGCTGGTGGAGTTCGAGGATCTGGGGCTGCTGCTGACCGCCGTGAAGTCCGGCCAGGTCGATGCCGGCATCAATGACAACGGTGTGCTCTTCGACTATGTGAAGCAGAATCCGGACACCACGGTCACCGCGGAATTCAATACCGGTGAGCACTACGGCATCGGTGTGCGCACCGGGAACGACGCACTGCGGAAGAAGATCAACACGGTCATCAAGAAGGCGAAATCGGACGGGAGTTACGACCGGATCTACAAGAAGTGGTTCGGCACCACCCCGCAGAGCTGA
- a CDS encoding amino acid ABC transporter ATP-binding protein, with product MSCVTTDQAAPGTTDAKAIDVQGLRKAFGELEVLRGIDFSVARGEVVCVIGPSGSGKSTLLRCVNLLEEPSAGRVVVAGTEVTDPDVDIDRVRQRIGMVFQAFNLFPHLTALENLTIAQRRVLRRDRTEAERIARANLERVGLSDKATAYPAQLSGGQQQRVAIARALSMDPELMLFDEPTSALDPELVGDVLAVMRGLAQEGMTMLVVTHEMSFAREVADRVVFMDGGVIVEQGTPEQVVGAPRHERTRTFLARVLDPAAAEVGEVTDAGAAGKRIDR from the coding sequence GTGAGCTGTGTGACGACCGACCAGGCGGCACCGGGGACGACGGATGCGAAGGCCATCGACGTACAGGGGCTGCGCAAGGCGTTCGGTGAGCTGGAGGTGCTGCGCGGGATCGACTTCTCGGTGGCGCGCGGTGAGGTGGTGTGTGTCATCGGGCCCTCGGGGTCCGGGAAGTCGACCTTGCTGCGCTGTGTGAATCTGCTGGAGGAGCCGAGCGCGGGCCGGGTCGTGGTGGCCGGCACCGAGGTGACCGACCCGGACGTGGACATCGACCGGGTGCGGCAGCGGATCGGGATGGTCTTCCAGGCCTTCAACCTCTTTCCGCATCTGACCGCGCTGGAGAATCTGACGATTGCCCAGCGGCGGGTGCTGCGCCGCGACCGCACCGAGGCGGAGCGGATCGCCCGTGCCAACCTCGAACGGGTCGGGCTCAGTGACAAGGCGACTGCCTATCCGGCGCAGTTGTCCGGCGGGCAGCAACAGCGGGTGGCCATCGCCCGGGCGCTGTCCATGGACCCGGAGCTGATGCTCTTCGACGAGCCGACCTCGGCGCTGGACCCGGAGCTGGTCGGCGATGTGCTGGCGGTGATGCGGGGTCTGGCGCAGGAGGGCATGACGATGCTCGTCGTCACCCATGAGATGAGCTTCGCGCGGGAGGTCGCCGACCGGGTGGTGTTCATGGACGGCGGAGTGATCGTCGAGCAGGGCACTCCGGAGCAGGTGGTGGGCGCCCCTCGGCACGAGCGGACCAGGACGTTCCTGGCGCGGGTGCTGGATCCGGCCGCCGCCGAGGTGGGCGAGGTCACGGACGCCGGCGCGGCGGGCAAGCGTATCGACCGCTGA
- the mmuM gene encoding homocysteine S-methyltransferase, translating to MVSTSPPLTDALAAGPLVLDGGLSNQLEAAGHDLGDALWSARLLAEEPEAVLQAHLAYYEAGAQVAITASYQATFEGFARRGIGEERAAALLGRSVELAREAAGRALAGGVAGPLYVAASAGPYGAMLADGSEYRGRYGLSVDELERFHRPRLEVLAAAGPDVLALETVPDAEEARALLRAVRGLGVPAYLSYSVAGDRTRAGQPLTEAFAVAAEADEVIAVGVNCCAPEDADRAVRLAAQVTGKPVVVYPNSGESWDAGARAWCGEAAFRADRVAAWAADGARLIGGCCRVGPEAIAELAAGLGR from the coding sequence ATGGTCAGCACGTCCCCGCCGCTCACCGACGCCCTCGCCGCGGGGCCGCTCGTCCTCGACGGCGGGCTGTCCAATCAACTGGAGGCCGCCGGGCACGACCTCGGCGACGCGCTCTGGTCGGCCCGGCTGCTGGCCGAGGAGCCGGAGGCGGTGCTGCAAGCGCATCTGGCGTACTACGAAGCCGGGGCGCAGGTCGCGATCACCGCCAGCTATCAGGCGACGTTCGAGGGCTTCGCGCGGCGCGGTATCGGCGAGGAGCGGGCCGCGGCGCTGCTCGGCCGGAGTGTGGAGCTGGCCCGCGAGGCGGCAGGGCGGGCGCTGGCCGGCGGGGTTGCCGGGCCGCTGTATGTGGCCGCGTCGGCGGGCCCGTACGGGGCGATGCTGGCGGACGGTTCCGAGTACCGCGGCCGGTACGGCCTGTCGGTGGACGAGCTGGAGCGTTTCCACCGGCCGCGCCTGGAGGTGCTGGCCGCGGCGGGGCCCGATGTGCTGGCGCTGGAGACGGTGCCGGATGCCGAGGAGGCCCGGGCGCTGCTGCGGGCGGTGCGCGGACTGGGCGTGCCGGCCTATCTGTCGTACAGCGTGGCCGGTGACCGCACCCGGGCCGGGCAGCCGCTGACGGAGGCGTTCGCGGTGGCGGCCGAGGCCGATGAGGTGATCGCGGTGGGGGTGAACTGCTGCGCACCGGAGGATGCGGACCGGGCGGTGCGGCTGGCGGCGCAGGTCACGGGCAAGCCGGTGGTGGTCTACCCCAACAGCGGGGAGAGCTGGGACGCCGGGGCGCGGGCCTGGTGCGGCGAGGCGGCGTTCCGCGCGGACCGGGTGGCCGCCTGGGCCGCGGACGGTGCCCGGCTCATCGGCGGCTGCTGCCGGGTGGGTCCGGAAGCCATCGCCGAGCTGGCGGCGGGGCTCGGCCGCTGA